A window of the Planctomycetota bacterium genome harbors these coding sequences:
- a CDS encoding DUF1553 domain-containing protein, which translates to MHRATVVAVAAMLAATSAGQAAADGAALFRDRVAPLLAARCGACHGPAKAESGYRVDVRERTIAGGDSGDPGIVPGSPATSALFGRITSTDREALMPADGEPLSADEVRLVEEWIAAGAPWPDDLRTLPAELLPRLDGDRRLERARGHWAIQPVVRPAVPSVAGPSDNPIDAFVAVPLAAARLTPSPEADPRTLVRRVFFDLVGLPPSPEEIEAFVAACGSDGGADAAYRALVERLLDSPRHGERWARHWLDVVRFAESHGFETNTARPNAWPYRDWVIAALNDDMPYDRFVRAQIAGDVWGADAATGFLVGGPWDQVKSPDPVLTATQRADELHDIVGTTASAFLGLTVGCARCHDHKYDPVSQVDYHRIKAVFAGVQHGERPLRDAAADAEREQRIAALEPQVAAQAARLAEYRAAAAAAGRAAGLRPPVGPRDNVELFPAVMARWVRFTVRVTTGNSEPCLDELEVFATDGTNVARAGRPTASSTLAGYDIHKLGHVNDGRYGNERSWISAEPGGGWVQIELAAPVPIERVVWSRDRSAQPRFSDRLAIRYEIAVSDDGATWRMVASDAGRMPHGPAAAPSAEFALLPPDERSEGESLAARLAASRTELEQLSTGPRGYVGTFVEPGPTHRLFRGDPMAPREEVLPGGLTELGGSWELASDAPEQARRQRLAEWITASDNPLTARVIVNRLWHHHFGTGIVDTPSDLGVNGGIPSHPELLDWLASELVSSGWRLKHVHRLIVTSHTYRQASDPRPDALAVDALDRLLWRHPPRRLEAEAIRDAILAVSGSLDTRMGGPGFDLFEPNGNYVKVYVTKEAFGADEFRRMVYQSKPRAEIDTFFGAFDCPDASQVQPRRTASTTPLQALNMLNGAFLLDQAERFASRVEREAGAEPGGRIERAFQLALGRAPTPAEATAAAALERDHGLALLCRSLYNASEFITVR; encoded by the coding sequence ATGCATCGAGCCACCGTCGTCGCCGTCGCCGCCATGCTCGCGGCCACTTCGGCGGGCCAGGCAGCCGCCGACGGAGCGGCGCTATTTCGGGATCGGGTGGCACCACTCCTGGCAGCGCGGTGCGGCGCGTGCCACGGACCAGCCAAGGCGGAAAGCGGGTACCGCGTCGATGTCCGCGAGCGCACGATCGCGGGGGGCGATTCGGGGGACCCCGGCATCGTGCCGGGAAGTCCGGCCACAAGCGCGCTCTTTGGCCGGATCACGTCGACCGACCGGGAAGCACTGATGCCGGCCGACGGGGAGCCGCTTTCGGCCGACGAGGTGCGGCTGGTCGAGGAGTGGATCGCCGCCGGTGCCCCGTGGCCGGACGACCTGCGCACGCTTCCCGCCGAACTGCTGCCGCGCTTGGACGGCGATCGTCGGCTGGAGCGGGCGCGAGGGCACTGGGCGATTCAGCCGGTCGTGCGCCCCGCGGTGCCGTCGGTCGCCGGCCCGTCGGACAATCCGATCGACGCCTTCGTGGCGGTCCCGCTGGCTGCGGCGCGATTGACGCCCTCGCCCGAAGCCGACCCGCGGACACTCGTCCGCCGGGTGTTTTTCGATCTCGTCGGCCTGCCGCCATCGCCCGAGGAGATCGAGGCCTTCGTCGCGGCGTGCGGGAGCGACGGAGGCGCCGATGCCGCCTACCGCGCGCTGGTCGAGAGGTTGCTCGACTCGCCCCGGCACGGTGAACGCTGGGCGCGGCATTGGCTCGACGTCGTCCGGTTCGCCGAGAGCCACGGGTTCGAGACCAATACCGCCCGGCCCAACGCGTGGCCCTACCGCGACTGGGTGATCGCCGCGCTCAACGACGACATGCCGTACGACCGGTTCGTCCGCGCGCAGATCGCCGGCGACGTCTGGGGAGCCGACGCCGCGACGGGGTTTCTCGTCGGCGGACCGTGGGACCAGGTGAAGTCGCCCGACCCGGTGCTCACCGCGACGCAGCGTGCCGACGAGCTCCACGACATCGTGGGAACGACGGCGTCGGCGTTCCTCGGTTTGACGGTGGGATGCGCACGCTGCCACGACCACAAGTACGACCCGGTCTCGCAGGTCGACTACCACCGCATCAAAGCGGTGTTCGCCGGCGTCCAGCATGGCGAGCGGCCGCTCCGCGACGCGGCCGCCGACGCCGAGCGGGAGCAGCGGATCGCGGCCCTCGAGCCGCAGGTCGCCGCCCAGGCGGCACGGCTGGCGGAGTACCGCGCCGCGGCGGCGGCGGCGGGGCGCGCCGCCGGCCTCCGTCCGCCGGTCGGCCCGCGGGACAATGTCGAGCTGTTTCCCGCTGTCATGGCGCGGTGGGTGCGGTTCACGGTCCGCGTTACGACGGGCAATTCCGAGCCCTGCCTCGACGAGTTGGAGGTGTTCGCGACCGACGGCACCAACGTCGCCCGGGCCGGCCGGCCGACGGCGTCGAGCACCCTCGCCGGGTACGACATCCACAAGCTCGGCCACGTCAACGACGGGCGCTATGGCAACGAACGGTCGTGGATCTCCGCCGAGCCCGGCGGCGGCTGGGTGCAGATCGAACTGGCGGCGCCGGTGCCGATCGAGCGCGTGGTGTGGAGCCGCGACCGCAGCGCGCAGCCCCGGTTTTCCGACCGCCTCGCGATCCGCTACGAGATCGCGGTGTCCGACGATGGAGCGACGTGGCGGATGGTCGCCAGCGACGCCGGCCGCATGCCCCACGGCCCGGCCGCCGCACCGTCGGCCGAGTTCGCGCTCCTGCCACCGGACGAGCGTTCCGAGGGAGAATCACTCGCCGCCCGCCTCGCCGCGAGCCGGACCGAACTGGAGCAACTGTCCACCGGGCCCCGCGGCTACGTCGGCACGTTCGTCGAGCCCGGGCCCACCCACCGGTTGTTCCGCGGCGACCCGATGGCGCCGCGCGAGGAGGTGCTGCCCGGTGGCCTGACGGAGCTGGGCGGCTCGTGGGAGCTCGCCAGCGACGCGCCCGAGCAGGCACGACGCCAGCGCCTCGCCGAGTGGATCACCGCGTCCGACAATCCGCTCACGGCGCGGGTCATCGTCAATCGCCTCTGGCACCACCACTTCGGCACCGGGATCGTCGACACCCCCAGCGACCTGGGTGTCAACGGCGGCATCCCGAGCCATCCGGAGCTCCTCGACTGGCTGGCGAGCGAGCTGGTGTCGTCGGGGTGGCGGCTCAAGCACGTCCACCGGCTGATCGTCACCAGCCACACCTACCGCCAGGCGAGCGATCCCCGCCCCGACGCGCTGGCCGTCGACGCGCTCGACAGGCTCCTCTGGCGCCATCCCCCTCGGCGCCTCGAGGCGGAGGCGATCCGCGACGCGATCCTCGCCGTCAGCGGCAGCCTCGACACCCGGATGGGCGGGCCGGGATTCGACCTATTCGAGCCCAACGGCAACTACGTGAAGGTCTACGTCACGAAGGAGGCATTCGGCGCCGACGAGTTCCGCCGGATGGTGTACCAATCCAAGCCGCGCGCGGAGATCGATACCTTTTTCGGTGCGTTCGACTGCCCCGACGCCAGCCAGGTGCAGCCACGACGGACGGCGAGCACGACGCCGCTGCAGGCGCTCAACATGCTCAACGGCGCGTTTCTTCTCGACCAGGCCGAGCGGTTCGCGAGCCGAGTCGAGCGTGAGGCGGGCGCCGAGCCAGGTGGCCGGATCGAGCGCGCGTTTCAGTTGGCGCTCGGGCGGGCCCCGACGCCGGCGGAAGCCACGGCCGCAGCCGCGCTCGAGAGGGATCACGGCCTGGCGCTGTTGTGTCGCAGTCTGTACAACGCCAGCGAGTTCATCACCGTCCGCTGA
- a CDS encoding homospermidine synthase, with the protein MTTWPVHGHIDGPIVMIGFGSIGRGTLPLIERHFTFDRSRLVVIDPDDRDRAILDRHGVRFIHQAVTRDRYRHLLEPLLGGGGQAFCVNLSVDTSSLDILRLCRELGALYIDTVVEPWPGFYFDRSADPESRTNNALRATVRAEKERSPGGPTAVSCCGANPGMVSWFVKQALVDLAAEVGHRAATPGPDDRAAWARLMRDLGVKGIHIAERDTQRSRHPKPPDVFVNTWSVEGFLSEGMQPAELGWGTHEKWLPPDGRLETIGTRAGAYLLRPGANTRVRTWCPSLGPQYGFLVTHNESLSIADFFTLRDGDRVVYRPTCHYAYHPADAAVLSLHELFGRGGKRQSEIHILDEHEIVDGIDELGVLLYGHAKNAYWYGSQLSIDETRDLAPYQNATGLQVTSAVLAGMVWALENPRAGIVEADEMDFRRCLDIQRPYLGPVTGHYTDWTPLTDRPGLFPEDIDPSDPWQFRNVLVH; encoded by the coding sequence ATGACCACCTGGCCCGTCCACGGCCACATCGACGGCCCGATCGTGATGATCGGCTTCGGGTCGATCGGACGGGGCACGCTGCCGCTCATCGAACGGCATTTCACGTTCGACCGGTCGCGGCTGGTGGTCATCGACCCCGACGACCGCGATCGGGCGATCCTCGACCGCCACGGGGTGCGCTTCATCCATCAGGCCGTGACCCGCGACCGCTACCGGCATCTGCTCGAGCCGCTGCTCGGCGGTGGGGGCCAGGCGTTTTGCGTCAATCTGTCGGTCGACACCTCGTCGCTCGACATTCTCCGCCTCTGCCGTGAGCTCGGGGCCCTGTACATCGACACCGTCGTCGAACCCTGGCCCGGGTTCTACTTCGACCGCTCGGCCGACCCCGAATCGCGCACCAACAACGCCCTCCGCGCCACCGTCCGCGCCGAGAAGGAGCGTTCCCCGGGGGGTCCGACCGCGGTGTCCTGCTGCGGAGCCAATCCGGGGATGGTGTCGTGGTTCGTCAAGCAGGCGCTGGTCGACCTCGCCGCCGAAGTCGGCCACCGTGCCGCGACGCCGGGGCCGGACGACCGCGCCGCCTGGGCCCGGCTGATGCGCGACCTCGGCGTGAAGGGGATCCACATCGCCGAACGCGACACCCAGCGCTCGCGCCATCCCAAGCCGCCAGACGTGTTCGTCAACACCTGGAGCGTCGAGGGCTTCCTCTCCGAGGGCATGCAGCCGGCCGAGCTCGGCTGGGGGACCCACGAGAAGTGGCTGCCCCCCGACGGCCGCCTCGAGACGATCGGCACCCGGGCCGGCGCCTACCTGCTTCGCCCCGGGGCCAACACGCGCGTGCGCACCTGGTGCCCGTCGCTCGGACCGCAGTACGGGTTTCTCGTGACCCACAACGAGTCGCTGTCGATCGCCGACTTCTTCACGCTCCGCGACGGCGACCGCGTCGTGTACCGCCCCACCTGCCACTACGCCTACCATCCCGCCGATGCCGCCGTGCTCTCGCTCCACGAGCTGTTCGGCCGTGGCGGCAAGCGCCAGAGCGAAATCCACATCCTCGACGAGCACGAGATCGTCGACGGCATCGACGAGCTCGGCGTGCTGCTCTACGGCCATGCCAAGAACGCTTACTGGTACGGATCGCAGCTGTCGATCGACGAGACCCGCGATCTCGCCCCCTACCAAAACGCCACCGGCCTCCAGGTCACGTCGGCGGTGCTGGCGGGGATGGTGTGGGCGCTGGAGAACCCCCGCGCCGGGATCGTCGAGGCCGACGAGATGGACTTCCGCCGCTGCCTCGACATCCAGCGACCCTACCTCGGTCCGGTCACCGGTCATTACACCGACTGGACCCCGCTGACCGACCGCCCGGGGCTGTTCCCCGAAGACATCGACCCGAGCGATCCGTGGCAGTTTCGCAACGTCCTCGTGCACTGA
- a CDS encoding glycosyltransferase: MDVADPEPSPGLLLFRRDYHGPSGGHLKVWHYYLHARESRRFTPRLFVTPASLVDDVCPWRGVTTLADWRPGEAAALFVAGLDWEAVPDDPGRPVINLVQGVRHADPADPRYRYLARPAVRICVSAEVARAITATGIVNGPAHVIPAALDPADLPPPATARDIPVLVAGAKQPALARDVAARLRDRGLAVTCLTTALPRRAFLDHLARAEVAVLLPLEAEGFFLPALEALALGALVVCPDCIGNRAICRDRVTALVPAFDAGAIAEAAREALALPAATRRALRTAAASVVARHGPDEERRAFLAILDSLPPTGGRP; the protein is encoded by the coding sequence ATGGACGTGGCAGACCCCGAGCCGTCCCCCGGCCTGCTCCTCTTCCGGCGCGACTATCATGGCCCCTCCGGCGGGCATCTCAAGGTCTGGCACTACTACCTCCACGCCCGGGAGTCGCGGCGGTTCACGCCGCGGTTGTTCGTCACGCCGGCAAGCCTCGTCGACGACGTCTGCCCGTGGCGCGGCGTCACGACGCTCGCCGACTGGCGCCCCGGGGAGGCGGCGGCGTTGTTCGTCGCCGGGCTCGACTGGGAAGCGGTTCCCGACGATCCCGGCCGGCCGGTGATCAACCTCGTGCAGGGCGTGCGCCATGCCGACCCGGCCGATCCCCGCTACCGGTATCTGGCCCGCCCGGCGGTACGGATCTGCGTCAGTGCCGAGGTGGCCAGGGCGATCACCGCGACGGGGATCGTCAACGGCCCCGCCCACGTGATTCCCGCGGCCCTCGATCCGGCAGATCTCCCGCCGCCGGCGACGGCGCGCGACATTCCGGTGCTCGTCGCCGGAGCCAAGCAACCGGCGCTGGCGCGCGACGTCGCGGCCCGGCTCCGCGACCGGGGGCTCGCGGTCACCTGCCTGACGACGGCGCTGCCGCGCCGGGCGTTTCTCGACCACCTCGCCCGGGCCGAAGTCGCGGTCCTCCTCCCGCTCGAGGCCGAGGGTTTCTTCCTCCCGGCACTCGAGGCGCTGGCGCTGGGGGCGCTGGTCGTCTGCCCCGATTGCATCGGTAACCGCGCCATCTGCCGCGACCGGGTGACGGCACTGGTACCGGCATTCGACGCCGGCGCGATCGCCGAGGCGGCGCGGGAGGCGCTCGCCCTCCCCGCCGCGACCCGCCGGGCGCTGCGGACGGCGGCGGCGTCCGTTGTGGCCCGCCACGGCCCCGACGAGGAGCGCCGGGCGTTTCTCGCGATCCTCGACTCCCTGCCGCCGACCGGAGGCCGACCGTGA
- a CDS encoding fructose-1,6-bisphosphatase has product MPQRRALYRELSRLYPDAASVLAEIATLQATLTLPKSPVHVISDVHGEHKKLKHVVNNASGSLRVLVERTFGDRLDPAERDRLLSLIYYPRETVTALERQPGGMPSGLLPTTILRGFTLLRFLARERTREAVERVVPPHARGLFAEVLAAASADRGGEQHEAIVGEYVARGAGLELLRMTARLIRNLLVGELIVAGDLGDRGPRIDRVIDLLEHQPHVTITWGNHDASWMAACLGHEASIATILRISLRYRRLSQLEEGYGITLQPLERLVRVCYGDDPAERFACKGEGLRDPLLMARMQKAAAILQFKLEGQLVGRHPEWGLSHRALLTAVDPHRGTVALDGRDQPLLDTHFPTVDWDDPQRLSADEAACVARLRESFLASPTLWRQMRFVADRGHAVLRRDQVLIFHGCVPVDDRGEWIGLVVDGVERRGRDLFDALERVVHRAFRGAAGDDLDTLWYLWGGPLSPWFGKDRMATFESFFVADPATHVETKNPYFRLINERWFCRKVLAEFGVFSPTALIVNGHVPVKVEKGESPLKASGDAVTIDGAFSEAYGDRGYTLILEATRTALALHHHFESVDAAIASGADIVPTITDLRVEDVPRRIGDTEEGDEIRERIAVLGELIAAYRARIVDERE; this is encoded by the coding sequence GTGCCACAGCGCCGGGCGCTGTACCGCGAGCTGTCACGTCTCTATCCCGATGCGGCCAGCGTGCTGGCGGAGATCGCCACGCTGCAGGCGACGCTCACGCTCCCCAAGTCGCCGGTCCACGTGATCAGCGACGTCCATGGCGAGCACAAGAAGCTCAAGCACGTCGTCAACAACGCCTCGGGCAGCCTGCGGGTTCTCGTCGAGCGGACGTTCGGCGACCGGCTCGATCCCGCCGAACGCGACCGGCTGCTGAGCCTGATCTACTATCCCCGCGAGACGGTCACGGCGCTCGAGCGCCAGCCCGGCGGCATGCCCTCCGGCCTCCTCCCGACGACGATCCTCCGCGGCTTCACGCTCCTCCGCTTCCTCGCGCGGGAGCGGACCCGCGAGGCGGTCGAGCGCGTCGTGCCGCCGCACGCCCGCGGGCTGTTCGCCGAGGTGCTCGCGGCGGCGTCTGCCGACCGGGGCGGGGAGCAGCACGAGGCGATCGTCGGCGAGTACGTGGCCCGGGGCGCGGGGCTGGAACTGTTACGGATGACGGCGCGGCTGATCCGCAATCTGCTCGTCGGCGAGCTGATCGTCGCTGGCGATCTCGGCGACCGCGGCCCACGGATCGACCGCGTCATCGACCTCCTCGAGCACCAGCCCCACGTGACGATCACCTGGGGCAACCACGACGCCTCGTGGATGGCAGCCTGCCTCGGCCACGAGGCGTCGATCGCCACGATCCTGCGGATCTCGCTGCGCTACCGGCGGCTGAGCCAGCTCGAGGAGGGCTACGGTATCACCCTCCAGCCGCTCGAGCGGTTGGTGCGCGTCTGCTACGGCGACGATCCCGCCGAGCGCTTCGCCTGCAAGGGGGAGGGCCTCCGCGATCCGCTCCTCATGGCCCGGATGCAGAAGGCCGCCGCGATCCTCCAGTTCAAGCTCGAGGGCCAGCTCGTCGGCCGCCATCCCGAGTGGGGACTCAGCCACCGCGCCCTGCTGACGGCGGTCGACCCGCACCGCGGCACCGTGGCGCTCGACGGCCGCGACCAACCGCTCCTCGACACCCACTTTCCCACGGTCGACTGGGACGATCCCCAGCGCCTGTCGGCCGACGAGGCGGCGTGCGTCGCCCGGCTCCGGGAGTCGTTCCTCGCCAGCCCGACGTTGTGGCGGCAGATGCGCTTCGTCGCCGACCGCGGCCACGCCGTCCTCCGCCGCGACCAGGTGCTGATCTTCCACGGATGCGTCCCCGTCGACGACCGGGGGGAGTGGATCGGCCTGGTCGTCGACGGCGTGGAGCGCCGGGGCCGCGACCTGTTCGACGCACTCGAGCGCGTCGTCCACCGCGCCTTCCGCGGGGCGGCCGGCGACGACCTCGACACGCTGTGGTATCTGTGGGGCGGGCCGCTGTCGCCGTGGTTCGGCAAGGATCGGATGGCGACGTTCGAGTCGTTTTTCGTCGCCGATCCGGCGACGCACGTGGAGACGAAGAACCCCTACTTCCGCCTCATCAACGAGCGCTGGTTCTGCCGCAAGGTGCTCGCCGAGTTCGGCGTTTTTTCCCCGACCGCCCTGATCGTCAACGGCCACGTCCCGGTCAAGGTCGAGAAGGGAGAGTCGCCGCTCAAGGCGAGTGGCGACGCGGTGACGATCGACGGCGCCTTCTCCGAGGCCTACGGCGACCGCGGCTACACGCTGATCCTCGAGGCGACTCGGACGGCCCTGGCGCTCCACCACCACTTCGAGTCGGTCGACGCGGCGATCGCGTCGGGCGCCGACATCGTGCCCACGATCACCGACCTGCGCGTCGAGGACGTGCCGCGCCGGATCGGCGACACCGAGGAGGGGGACGAGATCCGCGAGCGGATCGCCGTCCTCGGGGAGCTGATCGCCGCGTACCGCGCCCGGATCGTCGACGAGCGCGAGTGA
- a CDS encoding methyltransferase domain-containing protein — protein MRCPAMRLVCSCGRTHPGSHTMSTAAGYITDVSYVPGFYPHLAPVVLRYVAALNRFTPPPATGFRYLELGCGLGRTLTTLAAAEPRGEFVGVDVNPQHTAVAERDIAAGGLTNARVLTADFGALPAALGSFSFITLHGVYSWVSDDVRAHIHAILERHLAPGGLVLVSYNAMPGWAHLQPIRGILRQYAALRQGDSLQRIRDAINYLVFIRDKQARYFVDNPRAAAYVDSIRTLDARYLAHEYLNDHWTSFYFADVAGMMRRSGLDYVGSLPVHTNFWDLCVLPEFQELFRTSSDRLVAEAHKDFCANTAFRFDVYGRRPAPLPTVEDRLAAADDLCYGLAKSDVTLPHVGNLGIVTSTTQGPLYDSLVAFLRSGSRRLSEIVAADPFVTIDRATVARAVDVGVATGLLEVTNHPLPSTVTVPDGGLRVVHPFNRTMLASDILSGRPVALASERTGSGTVLGDLDAAIIHELVSADRAGVAERVDTRLTAVGRGIERDKQPVTDAAERRAILADAVTAVEERVVPLLVRGGILAAR, from the coding sequence ATGCGATGCCCGGCCATGCGCCTGGTATGCTCGTGCGGTCGGACGCATCCCGGGAGTCACACGATGTCCACCGCCGCCGGCTACATTACCGACGTCAGCTACGTGCCGGGGTTCTATCCCCACCTGGCGCCGGTCGTCCTCCGCTACGTCGCGGCGCTCAACCGCTTCACCCCGCCGCCGGCAACCGGCTTTCGCTACCTCGAACTGGGCTGCGGACTGGGGCGGACGCTGACGACGCTGGCCGCCGCCGAACCGCGTGGTGAATTCGTCGGCGTCGACGTCAATCCGCAGCACACCGCCGTCGCCGAGCGCGACATCGCCGCCGGGGGGCTGACCAACGCCCGCGTGTTGACGGCCGACTTCGGCGCGCTGCCGGCCGCCCTCGGCAGCTTCTCGTTCATCACCCTCCACGGTGTCTACAGCTGGGTGTCAGACGATGTCCGCGCTCACATCCACGCGATCCTCGAGCGCCACCTGGCGCCGGGAGGGCTGGTGCTCGTCAGCTACAACGCCATGCCCGGCTGGGCCCACCTCCAGCCGATCCGTGGCATCCTCCGCCAGTATGCGGCGCTGCGCCAGGGGGACAGCCTCCAGCGGATCCGCGACGCGATCAACTATCTGGTGTTCATCCGCGACAAGCAGGCGCGCTATTTCGTCGATAACCCGCGAGCCGCTGCCTATGTCGACTCGATCCGCACCCTCGACGCCCGGTATCTCGCCCACGAGTACCTCAACGACCACTGGACGAGTTTCTATTTCGCCGACGTCGCGGGGATGATGCGGCGTTCGGGGCTCGACTACGTCGGTAGCCTGCCGGTCCACACCAATTTCTGGGACCTGTGCGTGCTGCCGGAGTTCCAGGAATTGTTCCGCACCTCGTCCGACCGGCTCGTCGCCGAGGCCCACAAGGACTTCTGTGCCAACACCGCCTTCCGGTTCGACGTCTACGGCCGACGCCCGGCCCCGCTTCCCACCGTCGAGGACCGTCTCGCTGCCGCCGACGACCTGTGCTACGGCCTCGCCAAGTCCGACGTCACGCTTCCCCACGTCGGCAACCTCGGGATCGTCACCTCGACCACACAAGGGCCGCTGTACGACTCGCTGGTCGCCTTCCTCCGTAGCGGAAGCCGGCGGCTGTCGGAGATTGTCGCTGCCGATCCGTTCGTGACCATCGACCGGGCGACCGTCGCCCGGGCCGTCGATGTCGGCGTGGCGACGGGGTTGCTGGAGGTGACCAACCATCCCCTCCCCTCAACGGTCACCGTGCCGGACGGGGGTCTCCGTGTCGTCCACCCGTTCAACCGCACGATGCTCGCCTCGGATATCCTCTCGGGTCGACCCGTGGCGTTGGCCAGCGAGCGTACCGGGAGCGGCACCGTGCTCGGGGATCTCGACGCGGCGATCATCCACGAACTGGTCTCTGCGGACCGCGCCGGGGTCGCTGAGCGCGTCGACACCAGGCTCACGGCGGTCGGTCGCGGTATCGAGCGCGACAAACAGCCGGTGACCGATGCTGCCGAGCGGCGGGCGATCCTCGCCGACGCGGTGACGGCCGTCGAGGAGCGCGTCGTGCCGCTGCTGGTGCGCGGCGGCATCCTTGCGGCGCGGTAG
- a CDS encoding sugar phosphate isomerase/epimerase, with protein sequence MHATPDPARSCFDLMPLSRRALGRALVPTALAGLAGVARAAVERRGIPLGFDNFAVRGLGWNARKLVDHAEALRCDALFITDFGPLEGRFDDGSLGDLRTYAADRGVSLELGSWSICPTSTTFKADWGSAEEHLALGIRMARALGSPAFRVILGNGADRLTPGGIEARIADTVAVLRSQRSRAIDAGVRIAVENHAGDMQSRELKALVEEAGPDFVGVNFDSGNACWTLEDPVRALETLAPHVVTTSLRDTMLWTDDDGVVAQWTAMGEGCVDLPAFFDLFATACRGVRVQIETISGFPRRLPLYTADFWRAYPAARAADLAAFLALARRGRPLEPFKPPEGEARRPAEQDYQLAELARSIAHCRDVLGLGVRTA encoded by the coding sequence ATGCACGCTACTCCTGATCCCGCGCGATCCTGTTTCGACCTCATGCCGCTGTCGCGTCGGGCACTGGGGCGGGCGCTCGTCCCGACGGCACTTGCGGGTCTGGCCGGGGTTGCCCGTGCGGCGGTGGAGCGCCGCGGAATCCCGCTGGGGTTCGACAACTTCGCCGTCCGCGGCCTGGGATGGAACGCCCGCAAGCTGGTCGACCACGCCGAAGCGCTCCGCTGCGACGCGCTGTTCATCACCGATTTCGGCCCGCTCGAGGGACGCTTCGACGACGGCTCGCTCGGCGACCTGCGCACCTACGCTGCCGACCGGGGCGTCTCGCTGGAATTGGGAAGCTGGAGCATCTGCCCGACGTCGACCACGTTCAAGGCCGACTGGGGAAGCGCCGAGGAGCACTTGGCGCTCGGGATCCGGATGGCCCGGGCGCTCGGTTCGCCCGCCTTCCGCGTGATCCTCGGCAACGGCGCCGACCGGCTCACCCCTGGCGGCATCGAGGCCCGGATCGCCGACACGGTCGCGGTGCTCCGCTCGCAGCGCTCACGGGCGATCGATGCCGGCGTGCGGATCGCCGTCGAGAACCATGCCGGCGACATGCAGTCGCGCGAGCTGAAGGCACTCGTCGAGGAAGCCGGACCGGATTTCGTCGGCGTCAACTTCGACTCCGGCAACGCCTGCTGGACGCTCGAAGACCCCGTGCGCGCCCTGGAGACCCTCGCTCCCCACGTGGTGACGACGAGCCTGCGCGACACGATGCTCTGGACCGACGACGACGGAGTCGTCGCCCAGTGGACCGCGATGGGGGAGGGGTGCGTCGACCTGCCGGCATTCTTCGACCTGTTCGCGACCGCCTGCCGCGGGGTGCGCGTGCAGATCGAGACGATCTCCGGGTTTCCCCGCCGGCTGCCGCTCTACACGGCAGACTTCTGGCGGGCCTACCCCGCGGCGCGGGCCGCCGACCTGGCGGCGTTCCTCGCGCTGGCCCGCCGCGGCCGGCCGCTCGAACCGTTCAAGCCGCCCGAGGGGGAGGCCCGGCGGCCGGCTGAGCAGGACTACCAGCTCGCCGAGCTCGCCCGGAGCATCGCCCACTGCCGCGACGTGCTCGGCCTGGGGGTCCGGACGGCGTGA
- a CDS encoding NAD(P)H-hydrate epimerase has protein sequence MTTLTRQQVRDFDRRAIEDYGVSGIVLMENAGRAAAAVAHDEFGAGPVAVVCGPGNNGGDGMVIARHLENLGHEVRVLSAAPADRFTGAAADNLAIVQRCGIPLHFLPDGTPEAWRLALEGAVWIVDALLGTGAEGSPRGAIATAIEAINSASRRASTAVFAVDVPSGLDADTGTPAGACVEAHATGTFVAAKPGLVLPEAERFTGMLHVLDIGAPLALRRQFGLVG, from the coding sequence ATGACAACGCTCACGCGCCAGCAGGTGCGCGATTTCGACCGCCGCGCGATCGAGGACTACGGCGTGAGCGGAATCGTGCTCATGGAAAACGCCGGCCGTGCCGCCGCGGCAGTCGCGCACGACGAGTTCGGGGCCGGACCGGTGGCGGTCGTCTGCGGGCCGGGCAACAACGGGGGCGACGGCATGGTGATCGCCCGGCACCTCGAGAATCTCGGCCACGAGGTCCGCGTGCTGTCGGCGGCCCCGGCCGACCGCTTCACCGGTGCAGCCGCCGACAACCTCGCGATCGTGCAACGCTGCGGCATTCCGCTCCACTTCCTCCCCGACGGCACGCCCGAGGCATGGCGGCTGGCGCTGGAGGGGGCGGTGTGGATCGTCGACGCGCTGCTCGGCACCGGTGCCGAGGGCTCCCCGCGCGGCGCGATCGCCACCGCGATCGAGGCGATCAACTCCGCCAGCCGGCGGGCGAGCACGGCGGTGTTCGCGGTCGACGTCCCCTCCGGCCTCGACGCCGACACCGGTACTCCCGCCGGCGCGTGCGTCGAGGCCCACGCCACGGGCACGTTCGTCGCCGCCAAGCCGGGCCTCGTGCTCCCCGAGGCCGAGCGCTTTACCGGCATGCTCCACGTGCTCGACATCGGCGCGCCGTTGGCACTGCGGCGCCAGTTCGGCCTCGTCGGCTGA